In Silene latifolia isolate original U9 population chromosome 3, ASM4854445v1, whole genome shotgun sequence, a single window of DNA contains:
- the LOC141648833 gene encoding auxin-induced protein X10A-like: protein MKVKKGWMVVQVGLEEEEGENGHQRLEIPINLIYHPLFMNLLDRAREVYGYHVDGPLKRPCSIDDFLDLRWRIERENNSTIHPAHQQHNSSNHHHHHHRHYVNHALSFRSC from the coding sequence atgaaggtAAAGAAAGGATGGATGGTGGTGCAAGTAGggttagaagaagaagaaggtgaaAATGGTCATCAAAGATTAGAGATACCAATAAATTTGATATATCATCCTTTGTTTATGAATCTGTTGGATAGAGCTCGTGAAGTTTACGGGTACCATGTCGACGGACCGCTGAAGCGGCCTTGTTCCATTGATGATTTTCTTGATCTTCGATGGCGAATTGAGAGGGAAAATAACTCAACTATTCATCCTGCTCATCAACAACATAATAGTagtaatcatcatcatcatcatcatcgtcattacGTTAATCATGCTTTGTCTTTTCGCTCTTGTTAG